Proteins co-encoded in one Kutzneria chonburiensis genomic window:
- a CDS encoding non-ribosomal peptide synthetase, with protein sequence MDTIEMNRGSGGNMLGQDPLRLSAAQQPMWLAQKWRPETPNIISVYWDVDGYLDLFVVRQSFLEALREVRPFLVNFHEDEHGPYQFVRDDAADDPLIGDLTMEVDPVAAAHAVMAGDWPTPLDLAKDTLYRVGAIKVAPSRYFVFVSMHHLMTDGYGFVAFMRRVAEVYTAKLAGVAAEPAGFGEPGQLNEADRGYQESAEARTDRDFWREHLASAPAPLRLTGSATSDRVGVERYRLEISAAELGRWRAGADEIGQRFPGYLLAGMSALMCQLGGADDFVVRFTVANRTSSTRAQPGLRSSYAPLRVSVQPGLPFAIAAKQIADQVRESVRHARYPTSDLISDAGWSAAESLGPALNVIPFAEALDFGGAAGSFAVESAGAVDDLLITAYEDERRGTLVLHFDGDAERYRGADLEVLAERFRAVMGQVAADPTVALGRVDVVTADERELVRQWQRAEGPELSASVPDLFAAQVDRSPDAVAITCDGLELSYRDLADRVDRLARVLRGRGVGADTVVAVALPRSAELVVALLAVLRAGGAYLPVDPRYPSQRLEFVLADGRPTLLVTDSALAPDLPRTSLPLLLVDEEQADGEGTDLGPGPGLRDLAYVIYTSGSTGVPKGVAVEHATAANFVLQVGARMGVTPGALMLASTSVDFDVSVFEIFGSLCTGGTLELVRDVLVLGERDGWSGGVISAVPSVFAEVLAHAEGRISADTIVFAGEALSSSLVRQVRAAMPSVTIVNGYGPTETFYCTSQVLDPADTDPRSVPIGVPLGNERVYVLGPGLVPVPVGVVGELYVGGAGVARGYRGRFDLTASRFVADPFGPSGSRMYRTGDLVRWESDGLLRYVGRIDSQVKIRGFRIEPGEVESALSTHPQVAQAVVVVWSRGGSSPQLVAYVVAADGCSVDGGELRRFVGGRLPEYMVPGAVMVLDRLPLNANGKLDRRALPEPEFTQARFRAARTAEEQVLAEAFAEVLGVERVGIDDDFFDLGGQSLLAARMIARIRAVMGVEVPIRVIFEAPTVAGLVDRLDRLSKVRPALVARPRVDTVPLSSAQRRLWFLARLQGSSVTYNIPLVLRLSGRLDTAALRSALSDVVARQETLRTLIGESVQGDPVQRIVPAGDAAVAFHDVDLSPGELDAAIETRGRHRFDLTTEIPVRAWLFRCSDNEYTLLVLVHHIAADGWSIAPLVRDLSVAYAARLAGGVPQWSPLPVRYADYTLWQQELLASRGMLTPQFEYWRGELAGLPQPMQLPLDRPRPQVFSYRGDVVWFAIDSDQLPMIEELARRRGATLAMVWQAVLAVVLFQVGAGDDIAIGFPVAGRTDDSLTDLVGLFVNNLVLRVDLSDNPSFAQLLDRVRGKALAAYDNQDAPFERLVELLNPERSTAYAPLFQVLLAWHNTAPVRLDLPELDGTVEWTAAGSARFDLAFDLLEAMDSDGNRAVKGRVEFATDLFERKTVERLAERFCSVVRQVIADQDRPVRRLDALLPAEQALLRSWSESPVEAPATTLADLFAAQVDRSPHGVAMACDGVELTYRELADRVDRLARVLRGRGVGAESVVAVALPRTTELIVALLAVLRAGGAYLPLDPRNPSQRLEFVLADAQPTLLITDAATREKLPPALPPTLLVHDVSGHRVEGELDAGPTAKNLAYVIYTSGSTGKPKGVAVEHANAVQFVTQAAPRLGVHPGTRMLASTSASFDVSVLEIFGTLCTGGTLELVRDALVLGERGGWSGGVISAVPSVFAEVLDSVTGSVTADTIIFIGEALPTSLVRRVQVALPGTRIVNGYGPTETAVASTEHTLTAALDSESWGATDVSMPIGVPLGNERVYVLGPGLVPVPVGVVGELYVGGAGVARGYRGRFDLTASRFVADPFGPCGGRMYRTGDLVRWGADGLLRFVGRVDDQVKIRGFRIEPGEVESVLLSHADVVQAAVVAWSREGSSPRLVAYVVVADGCSVDGGELRRLVASRLPEYMVPAAVVMLDRLPLNANGKLDRRALPEPEFTQAQFRAAGTAEEQVLVEVFAEVLGVERVGVDDDFFDRGGQSLLAARLIARIRAVMGVEVPIRVIFEAPTVALLAQRWHRMATSTRPQLRRMTGR encoded by the coding sequence ATGGATACGATCGAAATGAACCGAGGCTCCGGGGGAAATATGCTCGGTCAGGATCCGCTCCGCCTGTCGGCGGCTCAGCAACCCATGTGGTTGGCGCAGAAATGGAGGCCGGAGACTCCCAACATCATCTCGGTGTACTGGGATGTCGACGGCTACCTCGATCTTTTCGTTGTTCGCCAGTCATTTCTCGAGGCATTGCGCGAGGTTCGACCGTTTCTGGTGAATTTTCACGAGGACGAGCACGGGCCGTACCAGTTCGTCCGGGACGACGCGGCTGACGACCCGCTGATCGGCGATCTCACCATGGAAGTCGACCCGGTCGCCGCTGCCCACGCGGTGATGGCCGGTGACTGGCCGACCCCACTCGACCTCGCGAAGGACACGCTCTACCGGGTCGGCGCCATCAAGGTCGCGCCGTCTCGCTACTTCGTGTTCGTCTCGATGCACCACCTGATGACCGACGGATACGGCTTCGTGGCCTTCATGCGTCGGGTCGCGGAGGTCTACACCGCGAAGCTCGCCGGGGTGGCGGCCGAACCGGCGGGATTCGGCGAGCCCGGGCAGCTCAACGAGGCTGACCGCGGCTACCAGGAGTCAGCCGAGGCGCGGACGGACCGGGACTTCTGGCGGGAACACCTCGCATCCGCCCCGGCGCCGCTGCGCCTGACCGGCAGCGCCACGTCCGATCGGGTCGGTGTCGAGCGGTATCGGCTGGAGATTTCCGCGGCGGAGCTTGGCCGGTGGCGCGCCGGCGCCGACGAGATCGGACAGCGGTTCCCCGGTTATCTCCTCGCCGGCATGTCGGCGCTGATGTGCCAACTCGGCGGAGCGGACGACTTCGTCGTCCGTTTCACGGTCGCCAACCGGACCAGTTCGACGCGGGCGCAGCCTGGACTGCGCTCGAGTTACGCGCCGCTGCGGGTGTCGGTCCAGCCGGGTCTGCCGTTCGCCATCGCCGCCAAGCAGATCGCCGACCAGGTGCGCGAATCGGTCCGGCACGCGCGGTACCCGACATCGGACCTGATCTCGGACGCCGGCTGGTCGGCGGCCGAGAGTCTGGGGCCCGCCCTCAACGTCATCCCGTTCGCGGAGGCGCTGGACTTCGGCGGCGCGGCCGGATCGTTCGCCGTCGAGTCAGCCGGCGCGGTCGACGACCTGCTGATCACCGCCTATGAGGACGAGCGGCGCGGCACGCTCGTCCTGCATTTCGACGGCGACGCCGAGCGGTACCGCGGCGCGGACCTGGAGGTGCTGGCCGAGCGCTTTCGCGCTGTGATGGGACAAGTGGCCGCCGATCCGACCGTCGCGCTGGGCAGAGTGGATGTCGTCACGGCGGATGAGCGTGAACTCGTGCGGCAGTGGCAGCGGGCCGAGGGACCCGAGCTGTCGGCCAGTGTGCCGGATCTGTTTGCCGCACAAGTGGATCGGTCGCCGGACGCGGTGGCGATCACGTGCGACGGCCTTGAGCTGTCCTACCGAGATCTGGCCGACCGGGTGGATCGGCTGGCTCGGGTGCTGCGTGGTCGTGGCGTCGGTGCGGACACCGTCGTAGCGGTGGCACTGCCGCGGTCCGCGGAGTTGGTCGTCGCGCTGCTGGCGGTGCTGCGAGCCGGCGGCGCCTATCTGCCGGTCGACCCGAGATATCCGAGTCAGCGCTTGGAGTTCGTGCTGGCCGACGGCCGGCCGACCCTGCTCGTCACGGACTCCGCGCTGGCCCCGGACCTGCCGCGGACCTCGCTGCCCTTGCTGCTCGTCGACGAGGAACAGGCCGACGGGGAAGGGACGGACCTGGGGCCGGGTCCCGGCCTGCGCGATCTGGCCTATGTCATCTACACCTCCGGGTCGACCGGCGTGCCGAAGGGCGTCGCCGTCGAACACGCCACCGCCGCGAACTTCGTGCTTCAGGTGGGGGCGCGGATGGGCGTGACACCGGGTGCGCTGATGCTGGCGAGCACGTCGGTGGATTTCGACGTCTCGGTGTTCGAGATCTTCGGGTCACTGTGCACCGGCGGCACGCTCGAGCTGGTTCGGGATGTGCTGGTGCTCGGTGAGCGCGATGGCTGGTCCGGCGGTGTGATCAGTGCGGTGCCTTCGGTGTTCGCCGAGGTCCTGGCTCACGCCGAGGGCCGGATCAGCGCGGACACCATCGTGTTCGCCGGCGAGGCACTGTCGAGCTCGCTGGTGCGCCAGGTCCGCGCCGCGATGCCGAGCGTGACCATCGTCAATGGTTACGGGCCAACGGAAACCTTCTACTGCACAAGTCAGGTCCTCGACCCGGCGGACACCGATCCGCGTTCAGTGCCGATCGGGGTGCCGTTGGGCAATGAGCGGGTGTATGTGTTGGGGCCGGGTCTGGTGCCGGTGCCGGTTGGTGTGGTTGGTGAGTTGTACGTTGGTGGGGCTGGTGTTGCCCGTGGCTATCGTGGCCGTTTCGACTTGACGGCGTCGAGGTTCGTGGCGGATCCGTTCGGGCCGTCCGGTAGTCGGATGTACCGGACGGGTGATCTCGTTCGGTGGGAGTCTGACGGACTGCTGCGATATGTCGGACGTATCGACAGCCAGGTGAAGATCCGGGGCTTCCGGATCGAGCCCGGCGAGGTCGAGTCAGCCCTGTCGACCCACCCACAGGTCGCCCAGGCCGTCGTGGTCGTGTGGAGTCGCGGCGGTTCGAGTCCGCAGTTGGTGGCGTATGTGGTTGCTGCTGACGGCTGCTCGGTCGATGGGGGAGAGCTGCGTCGCTTCGTGGGCGGCCGGCTGCCGGAGTACATGGTTCCCGGCGCCGTCATGGTGCTTGACCGGTTGCCGTTGAACGCCAATGGGAAGTTGGATCGGCGGGCGTTGCCCGAGCCGGAGTTCACGCAGGCGCGGTTCAGGGCGGCGCGGACTGCGGAGGAGCAGGTGCTGGCCGAGGCGTTCGCCGAGGTGTTGGGGGTCGAGCGCGTCGGCATCGACGACGACTTCTTCGACCTCGGCGGTCAGTCTCTGTTGGCCGCACGGATGATCGCCAGGATCCGGGCGGTGATGGGTGTCGAGGTGCCGATCAGGGTGATCTTCGAGGCACCTACCGTCGCCGGGCTCGTCGATCGGCTGGACCGGCTGTCGAAGGTCCGCCCCGCGTTGGTCGCGCGCCCGCGTGTGGACACGGTCCCGTTGTCGTCCGCGCAGCGTCGACTGTGGTTCCTGGCGCGTTTACAGGGATCGTCGGTGACCTACAACATACCGTTGGTGCTGCGGCTGTCCGGTCGCCTCGACACGGCAGCGCTGCGGTCCGCGTTGTCGGATGTCGTTGCGCGGCAAGAGACTCTGCGCACTCTGATCGGCGAGAGCGTCCAGGGCGATCCGGTCCAGCGCATTGTCCCGGCCGGCGACGCCGCCGTTGCGTTCCACGACGTCGACCTGTCGCCGGGCGAGCTCGACGCGGCGATCGAGACCCGCGGACGGCACCGGTTCGACCTGACGACCGAGATCCCGGTGCGGGCATGGCTGTTTCGCTGCTCGGACAACGAGTACACGCTTCTCGTGCTGGTGCACCACATCGCCGCCGACGGGTGGTCGATCGCGCCGCTCGTGCGCGATCTGTCGGTTGCGTATGCGGCTCGGCTGGCGGGTGGCGTCCCGCAGTGGTCGCCGTTGCCCGTGCGCTACGCCGACTACACCCTGTGGCAGCAGGAGTTGCTGGCTTCGCGAGGTATGCTCACACCGCAGTTCGAGTACTGGCGCGGAGAGCTCGCTGGCCTGCCTCAGCCGATGCAGCTACCACTGGACCGCCCGCGGCCGCAGGTCTTCTCCTACCGCGGCGATGTCGTCTGGTTCGCTATCGACTCCGACCAGCTGCCGATGATCGAGGAGCTGGCCCGACGACGTGGTGCGACGTTGGCGATGGTGTGGCAGGCGGTGCTCGCCGTGGTGCTGTTCCAGGTCGGCGCCGGTGACGACATCGCCATCGGCTTTCCCGTCGCCGGCCGGACGGACGACTCGCTGACCGATCTCGTAGGGTTGTTCGTCAACAACCTGGTGCTGCGGGTCGACCTGTCGGACAACCCGTCCTTCGCCCAGCTGCTGGACCGGGTGCGCGGCAAGGCGCTGGCGGCGTACGACAACCAGGACGCACCGTTCGAGCGTCTCGTGGAACTGCTCAACCCGGAGCGGTCCACCGCCTACGCGCCGCTGTTCCAGGTGTTGTTGGCCTGGCACAACACCGCGCCGGTGCGACTGGATCTGCCCGAGCTGGACGGCACGGTCGAGTGGACAGCTGCCGGATCGGCGCGGTTCGATCTGGCCTTCGATCTCCTGGAGGCCATGGATTCCGACGGAAACCGTGCGGTCAAGGGCCGGGTGGAATTCGCGACGGACCTGTTCGAGCGCAAGACCGTCGAACGGCTGGCGGAGCGCTTCTGTTCGGTGGTGCGGCAGGTGATCGCGGACCAGGACCGGCCGGTACGCCGGCTCGACGCACTGCTGCCGGCGGAACAGGCACTCCTGCGGAGCTGGAGCGAGTCGCCGGTGGAGGCGCCGGCGACGACGCTGGCGGATCTTTTCGCCGCGCAGGTTGATCGGTCACCGCACGGGGTGGCGATGGCGTGCGATGGCGTGGAACTGACCTACCGGGAACTGGCCGACCGAGTCGATCGGTTGGCCCGGGTGCTGCGCGGTCGGGGCGTCGGGGCGGAGTCCGTTGTGGCGGTTGCCCTACCGAGAACGACGGAGTTGATCGTCGCGCTGTTGGCCGTGCTCCGGGCCGGTGGCGCGTACCTGCCGCTGGACCCGAGGAATCCGAGCCAGCGACTGGAGTTCGTGCTGGCCGACGCCCAACCGACGCTGCTCATCACCGACGCCGCGACACGGGAGAAGCTCCCGCCGGCGCTGCCGCCCACACTCCTCGTCCACGACGTGAGCGGGCACCGCGTCGAAGGCGAGCTCGATGCCGGCCCCACGGCGAAGAATCTGGCCTATGTCATCTACACGTCCGGATCGACCGGCAAGCCCAAGGGAGTCGCCGTCGAGCACGCCAACGCGGTCCAGTTCGTCACCCAGGCCGCACCCCGGCTGGGAGTGCACCCCGGGACGCGGATGCTGGCCAGCACGTCGGCGAGTTTCGACGTCTCGGTGTTGGAGATCTTCGGGACGTTGTGCACCGGTGGCACACTGGAGCTGGTTCGGGACGCGCTGGTGCTCGGTGAGCGCGGTGGCTGGTCCGGCGGTGTGATCAGTGCGGTGCCTTCGGTGTTCGCGGAGGTGCTCGACAGCGTCACCGGCTCGGTCACCGCCGACACGATCATCTTCATCGGTGAGGCTTTGCCCACCTCACTGGTGCGGCGGGTGCAGGTGGCGCTGCCGGGCACCAGGATCGTGAACGGATACGGTCCGACCGAAACCGCGGTCGCGTCGACGGAACACACCCTGACAGCGGCGCTCGACTCCGAATCATGGGGCGCCACCGACGTTTCCATGCCGATCGGGGTGCCGTTGGGCAATGAGCGGGTGTATGTGTTGGGGCCGGGTTTGGTGCCGGTGCCGGTTGGTGTGGTTGGTGAGTTGTACGTTGGTGGGGCTGGTGTTGCCCGTGGCTATCGTGGCCGTTTCGACTTGACGGCGTCGAGGTTCGTGGCGGATCCGTTCGGGCCGTGTGGTGGTCGGATGTACCGGACGGGTGATCTGGTGCGGTGGGGTGCCGACGGGCTGCTGCGGTTTGTGGGGCGTGTGGACGATCAGGTGAAGATCCGGGGCTTCCGGATCGAGCCTGGTGAGGTTGAGTCGGTGCTGTTGTCGCATGCGGACGTTGTTCAGGCTGCCGTGGTCGCGTGGAGTCGCGAGGGGTCGAGTCCGCGGTTGGTGGCGTATGTGGTTGTTGCCGACGGTTGCTCAGTTGATGGGGGAGAGTTGCGTCGGTTGGTGGCCAGCCGGTTGCCGGAGTACATGGTGCCGGCCGCGGTGGTGATGCTTGACCGGTTGCCGTTGAACGCCAATGGGAAGTTGGATCGGCGGGCGTTGCCCGAGCCGGAGTTCACGCAGGCCCAATTCAGGGCGGCTGGGACTGCGGAGGAGCAGGTGCTGGTCGAGGTGTTCGCCGAGGTGTTGGGGGTTGAGCGTGTCGGTGTCGACGACGACTTCTTCGACCGCGGTGGCCAATCCCTGTTGGCGGCAAGGCTGATCGCCAGGATCCGGGCGGTGATGGGTGTCGAGGTGCCGATCAGGGTGATCTTCGAAGCACCCACCGTTGCCCTGCTGGCGCAGCGCTGGCATCGCATGGCCACATCCACACGCCCCCAGCTCCGACGCATGACCGGCCGGTGA
- a CDS encoding S9 family peptidase, with protein MFTRGLRLHARRVECGRARESRSPNGRWTVFVRDHNLWLRDETGAEVPLTRDGTADNGYAVDPMFGRRRPFMGVDGAVASPVVQWSPDGSKLLTHRMDERDVEVLHLVESTPASARRPMTHTCRYPMPDEPGQPKAYFVVVDPERRTVTPSTGDPVHTPYVSPVTWGRVWWSSDGETVYYLDPERFGRCLRLIAVDAVTGRSRVIIEEHGKTRVEPTQIMADPAMVHLCGNGELLWYSQRDGWGHLYRYTPSGALINQVTRGTWAVRGILHVDEEDGVVYFSASGLVSSDPYLRQLCRINLDGTGFARLTDDVDDHVARISPLGSYLVDTASRADKPPLVVVRDLVGRVVVEVARADVSALVREGWAPPERFTVKAADGVTDIYGTLWRPYGFDPNLRYPVVDHIYPGPQSHRAPQNFENNYTGEAEAFAALGFAVVAIDGRGTPGRSKEFHDASYGRLGDGGGLDDHVVGIIELGRRYPWLDTDRVGITGSSGGGFAAVRAVLAHPDFFQAGISVAGCHDIRQYLSFWGETYHGPWDPESYRVAANSELAGNLRGKLLLVHGELDDNVPHYQTLGLVDALIEANRDFEMLLVPGVGHHMLHREGYVIRRRWDFFVRNLMNALPPSGYRLADIPFC; from the coding sequence GTGTTCACTCGAGGACTACGTCTGCACGCCCGTCGAGTCGAGTGCGGTCGGGCCAGGGAGTCCCGGTCGCCGAACGGGCGGTGGACGGTCTTCGTCCGTGACCACAATCTGTGGCTACGAGACGAGACGGGCGCGGAGGTTCCGCTCACGCGGGACGGGACGGCCGACAACGGGTACGCGGTCGACCCGATGTTCGGGCGGCGACGCCCGTTCATGGGAGTGGACGGCGCCGTCGCGTCCCCGGTGGTGCAGTGGTCGCCGGACGGCTCCAAGCTGCTGACCCATCGGATGGACGAGCGCGACGTCGAGGTGTTGCACCTGGTCGAATCGACGCCGGCGTCGGCTCGCCGGCCGATGACGCACACGTGTCGGTATCCGATGCCGGACGAACCGGGACAGCCGAAGGCCTACTTCGTCGTCGTCGACCCGGAGCGCCGGACGGTCACACCGTCCACCGGGGATCCCGTGCACACGCCCTATGTCTCACCGGTGACGTGGGGGCGGGTGTGGTGGTCCTCGGACGGTGAGACGGTCTACTACCTCGATCCCGAGCGTTTCGGTCGGTGTCTGCGGCTGATCGCCGTTGATGCCGTGACCGGCCGAAGCCGGGTGATCATCGAGGAGCACGGCAAGACCAGGGTCGAGCCCACCCAGATCATGGCCGATCCGGCGATGGTGCACCTGTGCGGGAACGGGGAACTGCTCTGGTACTCCCAGCGTGACGGGTGGGGCCATCTCTACCGCTACACGCCGTCCGGGGCCCTGATCAACCAGGTCACGAGGGGTACCTGGGCTGTTCGCGGCATACTCCATGTCGACGAGGAAGACGGCGTCGTCTACTTCTCGGCGTCGGGGCTGGTGAGTTCCGATCCCTATCTTCGGCAGCTGTGCCGCATCAATCTGGACGGCACCGGGTTCGCCCGGTTGACCGACGATGTCGACGACCACGTGGCACGGATCTCGCCACTGGGCAGTTACCTGGTCGACACCGCCTCGCGGGCGGACAAGCCACCGCTCGTGGTGGTGCGCGATCTCGTCGGTCGTGTGGTGGTGGAGGTCGCGCGGGCTGACGTCTCGGCCCTGGTGCGGGAAGGATGGGCGCCACCCGAGCGGTTCACCGTCAAGGCGGCCGACGGGGTCACCGACATCTACGGGACGCTGTGGCGCCCCTACGGATTCGATCCGAATCTCCGCTACCCGGTCGTCGACCACATCTACCCCGGACCGCAGAGTCACCGCGCACCGCAGAATTTCGAGAACAACTACACGGGCGAGGCCGAGGCGTTCGCCGCGCTGGGGTTCGCCGTGGTCGCCATTGACGGCCGCGGGACGCCGGGACGCAGCAAGGAGTTCCATGACGCCTCGTACGGGCGTCTCGGTGACGGCGGCGGTCTCGACGACCACGTGGTCGGCATCATCGAGCTCGGCCGGAGGTATCCGTGGCTGGACACGGATCGTGTCGGCATCACCGGTTCGTCGGGCGGCGGGTTCGCCGCGGTCCGTGCCGTGCTCGCCCACCCGGACTTCTTCCAGGCGGGAATCTCGGTGGCCGGCTGCCATGACATCCGGCAGTACCTGTCGTTCTGGGGGGAGACCTACCATGGGCCGTGGGATCCGGAGAGCTACCGTGTCGCCGCGAATTCCGAACTTGCCGGGAACCTGCGCGGAAAACTCCTGCTGGTCCATGGCGAGCTCGATGACAATGTTCCGCACTACCAGACGCTCGGTCTTGTCGATGCCCTGATCGAGGCGAACAGGGACTTCGAGATGCTTCTGGTTCCGGGCGTCGGCCATCACATGCTCCACCGCGAGGGTTACGTGATTCGGCGAAGATGGGATTTCTTCGTCCGCAATCTCATGAATGCTTTGCCGCCGAGTGGGTACAGATTGGCAGACATTCCGTTCTGCTGA
- a CDS encoding ParB N-terminal domain-containing protein has protein sequence MQSSTGEYGSDTEPDLGSAFETIATLSRTTTEIPIADVAVGEFSVRANGVDRGHLQLLIDSAARLPPVIVHRQTMAVIDGVHRLRVAALRGDSTIRVRFFDGDAEAAFALAVRLNIAHGLPLSVSDRKRAARRILTAHPDWSYRYVAGMAGLSDKTVAALSRSMAAEIPQSNIRLARNGVRRRVDSTQARLRTAELFRQDDAMSLREAASRTGVSVSTASDVRNRIRRGDDPLPVRLRSAAAEAAPRRANEAGGVGNTAPMNREMLRRRLKNDPSLRFTDAGRTLLRWLEGPTTASEWESVLDSVPGYCRELISEIATMYAEDLRSYANTLKRGASTAS, from the coding sequence GTGCAGAGTTCAACTGGGGAGTACGGAAGTGACACCGAGCCGGACCTCGGCTCGGCGTTCGAGACGATTGCGACACTGAGCAGAACGACGACGGAGATCCCGATCGCGGACGTGGCGGTCGGTGAGTTCTCGGTGCGCGCCAACGGTGTGGACCGGGGCCACCTTCAGCTACTCATCGATTCGGCGGCGCGGCTTCCGCCGGTCATCGTCCACCGGCAGACCATGGCGGTCATCGACGGGGTGCACCGACTGCGGGTGGCCGCGCTGCGCGGCGACAGCACGATCCGGGTCCGGTTCTTCGACGGCGATGCCGAGGCGGCGTTCGCCCTCGCGGTGCGCCTGAACATCGCACACGGCCTGCCGCTGTCGGTGAGCGACCGCAAGCGGGCCGCGCGGCGGATCCTCACCGCGCATCCGGACTGGTCGTACCGATACGTCGCCGGCATGGCGGGGCTGTCGGACAAGACGGTGGCCGCGCTGTCGCGGAGCATGGCCGCGGAGATTCCGCAGTCGAACATCCGGCTCGCACGCAACGGCGTGCGGCGCCGAGTGGACAGCACACAGGCGCGGCTGCGGACCGCCGAACTGTTTCGGCAGGACGACGCGATGTCACTGCGGGAGGCGGCCTCTCGTACCGGCGTGTCGGTCTCCACGGCCAGCGACGTCCGCAACCGGATCCGGCGTGGCGACGATCCGCTGCCGGTCCGGCTGCGTTCGGCCGCCGCCGAGGCCGCACCGCGGCGCGCGAACGAGGCCGGCGGCGTCGGGAACACCGCGCCGATGAATCGCGAGATGCTGCGGCGGCGACTGAAGAACGATCCGTCGCTGCGTTTCACCGATGCCGGCAGGACGCTGCTCCGCTGGCTCGAGGGGCCGACGACGGCGTCGGAGTGGGAGTCCGTGCTGGACAGCGTGCCCGGGTACTGCCGGGAACTGATCTCCGAGATCGCCACGATGTATGCGGAAGATCTGCGGAGTTACGCGAACACACTCAAGCGCGGTGCTTCCACCGCGTCCTAG
- a CDS encoding TetR/AcrR family transcriptional regulator yields the protein MARTVEAKGVVAVTMRGIATELQVDPMALYRHFKDKDALLAAFVDDVFANIEPPEQSGLEGAKELARRYFQALITHPGLVNIDLGHTTGSPHQLLLAERLYQHMLDAGFDVETAALVYSGLQRFILGSALVYPRRSKADDVNEWKRVRELFRALDQQQFPALHTVNEQISRWSQQDIFEHWLNWIFDHADRSAGP from the coding sequence GTGGCGAGGACGGTCGAGGCCAAAGGCGTGGTCGCCGTCACGATGCGGGGGATCGCCACCGAGCTCCAGGTCGATCCGATGGCCCTCTACCGACACTTCAAGGACAAGGACGCGCTGCTGGCCGCGTTCGTCGACGACGTGTTCGCCAATATCGAGCCGCCGGAACAGTCCGGCCTGGAAGGCGCCAAGGAACTCGCCCGGAGATACTTCCAGGCTCTGATCACGCATCCCGGCCTCGTGAACATCGACCTCGGGCACACCACCGGGAGTCCCCACCAGTTGCTGCTGGCGGAACGCCTGTACCAGCACATGCTCGACGCCGGGTTCGACGTCGAGACGGCCGCCCTGGTCTACAGCGGCCTGCAACGGTTCATCCTCGGCAGCGCACTGGTGTACCCGCGGCGGAGCAAAGCGGACGACGTCAACGAATGGAAACGCGTCCGCGAACTGTTCCGGGCCCTGGACCAGCAGCAGTTCCCAGCGCTCCACACGGTGAACGAGCAGATTTCCCGGTGGAGCCAGCAGGACATCTTCGAGCATTGGCTCAACTGGATCTTCGACCACGCGGACAGGTCAG